One genomic segment of Pseudonocardia sp. T1-2H includes these proteins:
- a CDS encoding protein rep, giving the protein MIGLPSRTGRAEGRRPGRGRPKAVEAGSLGNTANSSSHGVRPGIRGDVPVHDQEAARRDRRGDAYRVRRRLWDLSSLARVRACGRVSHSDAGGPGLRITEGPDGRRAAGLSGLQTCGSVWACPVCARKIGARRAEDLRAVVSACAAEGGGGALVTLTMRHHAGLRLADCWDALSYAWGRVTSGRAYSRETTTFGMLGWSRVVEVTHGASGWHVHVHALVLFDSPVSDDLLFELAGAWWDRWEKALARRGLSGLRDSGGLDARQIAMNAESADLVAGYFTKVAYEITGGVIKDGRYGNRSPFAILRDGLATGLADDLELWWEWEEVSRGRRQLTWSKGLREWAGLHVEEKTDEEVAAEDLGSDDLIMLPVRTWEAVRHEVEDLLAAAEIGGLAGAMAWLLSRRLSWLDCRSGPLASAACRALPRTTGQTGGRSV; this is encoded by the coding sequence ATGATCGGCCTCCCGTCCCGGACCGGCCGGGCCGAAGGCAGGAGGCCGGGACGGGGACGGCCGAAGGCCGTCGAAGCCGGGTCCCTTGGTAATACTGCGAATAGCTCTTCCCACGGGGTGCGACCAGGCATCCGGGGTGATGTCCCGGTCCATGATCAGGAAGCTGCCCGGCGTGATCGTCGTGGGGATGCGTACCGGGTCCGCCGTCGTCTCTGGGATCTCAGTTCTCTAGCTCGCGTTCGTGCCTGTGGTCGGGTGTCTCACTCCGATGCCGGTGGTCCCGGTCTGCGCATCACCGAAGGTCCCGACGGTCGTCGTGCTGCTGGCCTCTCGGGTCTCCAGACGTGCGGCTCCGTGTGGGCCTGTCCTGTGTGTGCTCGGAAGATCGGCGCCCGTCGTGCCGAGGATCTTCGTGCTGTCGTGTCCGCCTGTGCTGCGGAGGGCGGAGGGGGCGCGCTCGTCACCCTGACTATGCGTCATCACGCCGGGCTTCGTCTCGCGGACTGCTGGGATGCGCTGTCCTACGCATGGGGCCGGGTGACGTCTGGTCGGGCCTACTCCCGCGAGACGACGACCTTCGGCATGCTCGGGTGGTCCCGGGTCGTGGAGGTCACCCACGGTGCTTCGGGATGGCACGTACACGTGCACGCCCTGGTCCTCTTCGACTCCCCGGTCTCCGATGATCTTCTCTTCGAGCTCGCGGGGGCCTGGTGGGATCGGTGGGAGAAAGCTCTTGCCCGGCGCGGTCTCTCGGGCCTTCGTGACAGCGGGGGACTCGACGCCCGGCAGATAGCCATGAACGCCGAGTCTGCGGACCTGGTCGCGGGCTACTTCACGAAGGTGGCCTACGAGATCACCGGTGGCGTGATCAAAGACGGCAGGTACGGCAACCGCTCCCCGTTCGCGATCCTGCGAGACGGCCTAGCTACCGGGCTCGCGGATGACCTAGAGCTGTGGTGGGAGTGGGAAGAGGTCTCCCGGGGCCGTAGGCAGCTCACCTGGTCGAAGGGCCTTCGGGAGTGGGCCGGGCTGCACGTCGAAGAGAAGACGGACGAAGAGGTCGCGGCCGAAGATCTCGGCTCCGATGACCTGATCATGCTGCCGGTCCGGACCTGGGAGGCCGTCCGGCACGAGGTAGAGGATCTTCTCGCTGCTGCGGAGATCGGAGGCCTTGCCGGGGCTATGGCGTGGTTGTTGAGTCGGCGTCTGTCGTGGCTGGACTGTCGGAGTGGTCCGCTAGCGTCCGCCGCATGTCGAGCGTTACCCCGGACGACGGGCCAAACTGGTGGGAGATCGGTCTAG
- a CDS encoding FtsK/SpoIIIE domain-containing protein — MPGLSLPVVTHVDLRTPTTLTVRLLPGQILADLTGDLSRLAEGMGVAAVRVRPFRHGWVHVLLLPADPLAVTIPHPRPVPDLERGVYLGKDEDGKSITADLVTGAHMIVQGATGSGKSSFLYSVLGQVASTPGVRVTGSDPTGLLLAPWPSLELPGPALGTSDPAAHVAVLEGLVAEMDRRVALIPADHDSLPLGADHPAVLVVLEEYPGLLRLLDAVDSKGLGKRIRAAVARLLAEGRKAGLRVIIVAQRADASIIGGYERGQASHRLSFRVDSVDALRMLHPNATPDAAGDHSTALPGIALLSAPGMPLTRLRAPHVDYRTYTKTIRSAGTR; from the coding sequence ATGCCGGGCTTGTCCCTGCCCGTCGTCACGCACGTGGATCTCCGCACCCCCACCACGCTCACGGTGCGCCTGCTGCCGGGTCAGATCCTCGCCGACCTCACGGGAGATCTCTCGCGTCTCGCCGAGGGCATGGGGGTCGCCGCTGTTCGTGTCCGCCCGTTCCGGCACGGGTGGGTGCACGTCCTACTTCTCCCGGCCGATCCGCTTGCCGTCACCATCCCGCACCCACGGCCCGTTCCCGATCTCGAGCGCGGCGTCTACCTGGGCAAAGACGAAGACGGTAAGAGCATCACTGCCGACCTGGTGACCGGCGCACACATGATCGTTCAGGGCGCCACGGGTAGCGGGAAGTCGAGCTTCCTCTACTCCGTGCTCGGGCAGGTGGCCTCTACTCCCGGCGTCCGAGTCACGGGCTCCGATCCCACGGGCCTGCTGCTGGCTCCGTGGCCGTCCCTGGAGCTTCCCGGGCCTGCTCTCGGTACCTCTGACCCTGCCGCGCACGTGGCCGTTCTAGAGGGCCTGGTCGCCGAGATGGACCGGCGCGTAGCCCTCATCCCCGCTGATCACGACTCACTGCCCCTCGGTGCCGATCACCCCGCCGTCCTGGTCGTCCTGGAGGAGTACCCCGGGCTGCTGCGGCTGCTGGACGCCGTCGACAGCAAGGGCCTAGGGAAGCGCATCCGTGCCGCCGTCGCCCGCCTACTGGCCGAGGGCAGAAAGGCCGGCCTTCGCGTGATCATCGTGGCGCAGAGGGCCGACGCGTCGATCATCGGCGGCTACGAGCGGGGACAGGCATCCCACCGCCTGAGCTTCCGTGTGGACTCCGTTGACGCGCTCCGCATGCTGCACCCGAACGCCACGCCCGATGCTGCTGGTGACCACTCCACGGCCCTGCCCGGGATCGCCCTGCTGTCGGCACCCGGCATGCCCCTGACACGGCTACGGGCACCCCACGTCGACTACCGCACCTACACGAAGACGATCCGTAGTGCAGGCACCCGATGA
- the dprA gene encoding DNA-processing protein DprA: MSGADRAILRARAYLLRVAEPPAKETGLLVEQMGPVAAADAIRRGDVPGPVAAETRARRSTDLAENDLAAAAAAGVRLVVPESPEWPHWPFSAFAVAGTKELAPPLALWVRGNEDLAELCDRAVAIVGARAATGYGTHVASDLGAALADGGQTVVSGAAIGIDGAAHRGALSVGGPTVAVLACGPDRAYPASHAALIERVARSGLVVSEYPPGAVPARHRFLVRNRLIAGLTAGTVVVEAARRSGAQRTAFAARALGRLVMAVPGPVTSAGSVGCHELIRDGALLVTRPEEVREATGRLGIDLTAEPERPRRPTDGLDPVQVLVHDALPPRAARDTGWLAVEAGVTVGAVRSALVELEGRGLVEHREGRWQRPAPKRDEQPA; the protein is encoded by the coding sequence GTGAGCGGGGCGGACAGGGCGATTCTCCGAGCCCGCGCCTACCTGCTGCGGGTGGCGGAACCGCCCGCGAAGGAGACCGGGCTGCTGGTCGAGCAGATGGGGCCGGTCGCCGCCGCGGACGCGATCCGGCGGGGGGACGTTCCCGGACCGGTGGCGGCGGAGACCCGCGCCCGCCGCTCCACCGACCTCGCCGAGAACGACCTGGCGGCCGCCGCGGCGGCGGGCGTCCGGCTCGTGGTCCCCGAGAGCCCGGAGTGGCCGCACTGGCCGTTCTCCGCGTTCGCCGTCGCCGGGACCAAGGAGCTCGCCCCACCGCTCGCCCTGTGGGTCCGGGGGAACGAGGACCTCGCGGAGCTGTGCGACCGGGCCGTCGCGATCGTCGGTGCCCGGGCGGCGACCGGGTACGGCACGCATGTCGCCTCGGACCTCGGGGCGGCCCTGGCCGACGGCGGGCAGACCGTCGTCTCCGGGGCGGCGATCGGCATCGACGGCGCGGCCCACCGCGGCGCGCTGTCCGTCGGTGGCCCCACGGTCGCGGTGCTGGCCTGTGGGCCGGACCGTGCCTACCCGGCGTCGCACGCCGCGCTGATCGAGCGGGTCGCCCGGTCCGGGCTCGTGGTGTCCGAGTACCCGCCGGGCGCCGTCCCGGCCCGGCACCGCTTCCTCGTCCGGAACCGGCTCATCGCGGGCCTGACGGCCGGGACCGTCGTCGTCGAGGCGGCGCGGCGCAGCGGGGCCCAGCGCACCGCGTTCGCCGCCCGCGCCCTCGGCCGCCTCGTGATGGCCGTCCCCGGACCGGTCACGTCGGCGGGCTCGGTGGGATGCCACGAGCTCATCCGCGACGGCGCCCTGCTCGTCACCCGCCCCGAGGAGGTGCGGGAGGCCACCGGGCGTCTCGGGATCGACCTCACGGCGGAACCCGAACGCCCGCGGCGGCCCACGGACGGCCTCGATCCCGTCCAGGTGCTCGTGCACGACGCCCTGCCCCCGCGGGCCGCCCGGGACACGGGCTGGCTGGCCGTCGAGGCCGGGGTGACGGTGGGGGCCGTGCGGTCCGCGCTGGTCGAGCTGGAGGGACGGGGACTGGTCGAGCACCGGGAGGGGCGGTGGCAACGGCCGGCGCCGAAGCGGGACGAGCAACCGGCCTGA
- a CDS encoding tyrosine-type recombinase/integrase codes for MRREPGSPDRSGPGPEQGPDTDPDALAPDAARALDGFLRHLELERGRSANTVRAYRGDLTGLLTGLPSLASLDLAHLREWLSAAHGSGLGRATLARRAAAARTFTAWLSRGGLLATDPGARLTSPRPHRTLPEVLRADQAEELLDAAGSGAAEGDPQNLRDLLLLELLYATGVRIGELCGLDVDDVDDGRRTVRVLGKGNKERTVVYGAPASTALRRWLAEGRPVLARPDSPPALLLGVRGRRLDPRVARGVVHRAVAAVPGAPDIGPHGLRHAAATHLLDGGADLRYVQELLGHATLSTTQLYTHVTPDRLKVVHEQAHPRA; via the coding sequence ATGCGCCGCGAGCCGGGTTCGCCGGATCGGTCGGGGCCCGGGCCGGAACAGGGCCCGGACACCGACCCGGACGCGCTCGCCCCGGACGCGGCCAGGGCCCTGGACGGTTTCCTGCGCCACCTGGAGCTCGAACGCGGGCGCTCGGCGAACACCGTCCGGGCCTATCGCGGGGACCTCACCGGGCTGCTCACCGGGCTGCCCTCGCTGGCCTCGCTCGATCTCGCGCACCTGCGGGAATGGCTCTCCGCGGCACACGGCTCGGGACTCGGCCGCGCGACCCTGGCCCGTCGCGCCGCGGCCGCGCGGACCTTCACCGCATGGCTCTCCCGGGGCGGCCTGCTCGCGACGGATCCCGGGGCGCGGCTGACGTCGCCGCGGCCGCACCGCACGCTGCCGGAGGTGCTGCGCGCGGACCAGGCCGAGGAGCTCCTCGACGCGGCGGGGTCCGGCGCGGCGGAGGGCGATCCGCAGAACCTGCGGGACCTGCTGCTGCTGGAGCTGTTGTACGCGACCGGGGTGCGGATCGGCGAGCTCTGCGGCCTCGACGTGGACGACGTGGACGACGGTCGGCGCACGGTGCGGGTGCTCGGCAAGGGGAACAAGGAACGGACGGTCGTCTACGGGGCCCCGGCGTCGACCGCGCTGCGCCGGTGGCTCGCCGAGGGCAGGCCGGTGCTGGCTCGTCCGGACTCCCCGCCCGCGCTGCTGCTCGGGGTCCGCGGGCGCCGGTTGGACCCGCGGGTCGCGCGTGGCGTCGTCCATCGTGCGGTGGCCGCCGTCCCGGGCGCGCCGGACATCGGCCCCCACGGTCTGCGCCATGCGGCCGCAACCCATCTGCTGGACGGCGGCGCGGACCTTCGTTACGTACAGGAGTTACTTGGTCACGCTACGCTGTCAACTACGCAGCTGTACACGCACGTCACTCCCGACCGTTTGAAGGTGGTCCATGAGCAGGCTCATCCCAGGGCTTGA
- a CDS encoding FliA/WhiG family RNA polymerase sigma factor — protein sequence MSRLIPGLDQGRDESAQLMSFSGALARALVAPSPTPRTRLRAVPAPSKDDHAARPAGLPWSAPADEQGERAAVVAPLGGDTPGEDPGPPIEAPGSAASAVAELWDRFRNGRAREDRDALVVHYWRLVRGVAGKIAGGLPAHVDVADLVQSGMFGLMEAVERFDPAREVRFESYAAQRIRGAMLDELRAQDWVPRSVRGRRREIDRARERLEIRLGRAAREHELALELGVGLRELRANSQHVQLVSVEALDDATPPGAVPVAELLADDDAPDPLDVALRREVGRRLTAAVHALAERDRLVVRLYYLENFTLAEIGRVLGVTESRVCQLHSRLLTRLRVRLEEDAAG from the coding sequence ATGAGCAGGCTCATCCCAGGGCTTGATCAAGGCAGGGACGAGTCCGCCCAGCTGATGAGCTTCTCGGGGGCGCTGGCCCGGGCCTTGGTGGCCCCGTCCCCGACCCCCCGGACCCGCCTGCGGGCCGTGCCGGCGCCTTCGAAGGACGACCACGCAGCGCGACCGGCGGGTCTCCCGTGGTCGGCGCCCGCGGACGAGCAGGGCGAGCGCGCCGCCGTCGTCGCACCGCTGGGGGGCGACACGCCCGGAGAGGACCCGGGTCCCCCGATCGAGGCCCCGGGGTCGGCGGCCTCCGCCGTGGCGGAGCTCTGGGACCGGTTCCGGAACGGCCGCGCCCGCGAGGACCGGGACGCGCTCGTCGTCCACTACTGGCGTCTCGTGCGCGGGGTCGCCGGGAAGATCGCGGGTGGCCTGCCCGCCCACGTCGACGTGGCGGACCTCGTGCAGTCCGGCATGTTCGGGCTGATGGAGGCCGTCGAGCGGTTCGATCCCGCGCGGGAGGTCCGGTTCGAGAGCTACGCGGCGCAGCGGATCCGCGGGGCGATGCTGGACGAGCTGCGCGCCCAGGACTGGGTGCCCCGGTCCGTCCGCGGCCGGCGCCGCGAGATCGACCGGGCGCGCGAGCGGCTGGAGATCCGGCTGGGGCGGGCGGCCCGCGAGCACGAGCTGGCCCTCGAGCTGGGCGTGGGGCTGCGCGAGCTGCGGGCGAACAGCCAGCACGTGCAGCTGGTGAGCGTGGAGGCGCTCGACGACGCCACGCCGCCCGGGGCCGTCCCGGTGGCGGAGCTGCTGGCCGACGACGATGCACCGGACCCCCTCGACGTCGCCCTGCGCCGGGAGGTGGGCCGCAGGCTCACCGCCGCGGTGCACGCGCTCGCCGAGCGGGACCGCCTGGTCGTCCGGCTGTACTACCTGGAGAACTTCACGCTCGCCGAGATCGGCCGGGTCCTCGGGGTCACCGAGTCCCGGGTGTGCCAGCTGCACTCGCGGCTGCTCACGCGGCTACGGGTGAGGCTCGAGGAGGACGCCGCCGGCTGA
- a CDS encoding M23 family metallopeptidase: MNGGLVRALLAGVVGVVTAVGQVPVDPGEPGTGPGSSAAGPSGGGPSGDGPSGMTAVPAPGARYSWPLQPRPAVGNVFRAPSFRYGTGHRGADLVGTAGQAVLAARAGTVVFAARLAGRGVVSVEHADGLRTTYEPVRATVAAGVRVGRGDVIGVLEAGHSGCPADACLHWGVRRGEADYLDPLVLLRPARVRLLPEPPPV, from the coding sequence ATGAACGGTGGGCTGGTCCGGGCGCTCCTGGCGGGGGTCGTCGGCGTGGTGACGGCGGTGGGTCAGGTGCCGGTGGATCCCGGGGAGCCGGGCACCGGGCCGGGCTCCTCCGCCGCCGGGCCGTCCGGAGGCGGGCCATCAGGAGACGGGCCGTCCGGGATGACCGCCGTCCCGGCGCCCGGGGCGCGGTACTCCTGGCCCTTGCAGCCCCGCCCGGCCGTCGGGAACGTCTTCCGGGCGCCCTCGTTCCGGTACGGGACCGGGCATCGCGGCGCCGACCTCGTCGGCACGGCAGGCCAGGCCGTCCTGGCGGCGCGGGCGGGGACGGTGGTCTTCGCGGCCCGGCTGGCGGGGCGCGGGGTGGTCTCCGTCGAGCACGCGGACGGCCTGCGGACCACGTACGAACCCGTCCGGGCGACCGTGGCCGCCGGCGTCCGTGTCGGGCGCGGGGACGTCATCGGCGTTCTCGAGGCGGGGCACTCGGGCTGTCCCGCGGACGCGTGTCTGCACTGGGGGGTGCGCCGGGGCGAGGCGGACTACCTCGATCCGCTGGTGCTGCTGCGGCCGGCGCGGGTCCGGCTGCTCCCCGAACCTCCGCCGGTCTGA
- the rpsB gene encoding 30S ribosomal protein S2 — protein MAVVTMKQLLDSGVHFGHQTRRWNPKMKRYILTERNGIYIIDLQQTLSYIDRAYEFVRETVAHGGTIMFVGTKKQAQEAIADEAGRVNMPYVNQRWLGGMLTNFQTVHKRLQRLKELESMEQTGGFEGRTKKEILMLTREKDKLEKTLGGIRDMSKVPSAVWIVDTKKEHIAVGEARKLGIPVVSILDTNCDPDEVDFPIPGNDDAIRSAALLTKVIARAAADGLMARSSRGRGDSSEKPEGASDEPLAEWEQELLTGGEVGSDGASINGTAGTPETAPAAAEPEAGSAAPAAAPASTSNGTQQTAG, from the coding sequence ATGGCCGTCGTCACCATGAAGCAGCTGCTCGACAGCGGCGTGCACTTCGGGCACCAGACCCGGCGCTGGAACCCGAAGATGAAGCGCTACATCCTGACCGAGCGCAACGGCATCTACATCATCGACCTGCAGCAGACGCTGTCGTACATCGACCGGGCCTACGAGTTCGTGCGCGAGACCGTCGCGCACGGCGGCACGATCATGTTCGTCGGCACGAAGAAGCAGGCGCAGGAGGCCATCGCCGACGAGGCGGGCCGCGTGAACATGCCCTACGTGAACCAGCGCTGGCTGGGCGGCATGCTCACCAACTTCCAGACCGTGCACAAGCGCCTCCAGCGCCTCAAGGAGCTGGAGTCGATGGAGCAGACGGGGGGCTTCGAGGGTCGCACCAAGAAGGAGATCCTCATGCTCACCCGTGAGAAGGACAAGCTCGAGAAGACCCTCGGCGGTATTCGCGACATGTCCAAGGTGCCCAGCGCGGTGTGGATCGTCGACACCAAGAAGGAGCACATCGCCGTCGGAGAGGCCCGCAAGCTGGGCATCCCGGTCGTCTCCATCCTGGACACCAACTGCGACCCGGACGAGGTCGACTTCCCGATCCCGGGCAACGACGATGCGATCCGCTCCGCCGCGCTGCTCACCAAGGTGATCGCGCGCGCCGCCGCGGACGGTCTCATGGCCCGCTCGTCGCGGGGTCGCGGGGACAGCTCGGAGAAGCCCGAGGGCGCCTCCGACGAGCCGCTCGCCGAGTGGGAGCAGGAGCTGCTCACCGGTGGTGAGGTCGGCTCGGACGGGGCCAGCATCAACGGCACCGCCGGCACGCCGGAGACCGCGCCCGCCGCTGCCGAGCCGGAGGCCGGCTCCGCCGCCCCCGCCGCGGCCCCGGCCAGCACCAGCAACGGCACGCAGCAGACCGCCGGCTGA
- the tsf gene encoding translation elongation factor Ts, whose amino-acid sequence MANYTAADVKRLRELTGSGMMDCKKALEESDGDFDKAVELLRIKGAKDVGKRAERSTSNGLVVAEGGTMVELDCETDFVAKSDDFVSLANQILAVAVEQKPADVEALAKAPLDGGTVADAIHSLSARIGEKLELKRYIHVDGPVAVYLHRRASDLPPAIGALVSYEGSDDEAARGVAMHIAAARPQYTTREQVPADLVENERRIAEATAREEGKPEKILDRIVEGRLTGFYKDVVLLEQASVQDSKKSVKALLDEAGVTVKEFARFEVGQA is encoded by the coding sequence ATGGCGAACTACACCGCCGCGGACGTCAAGCGGCTCCGTGAGCTCACCGGCTCCGGGATGATGGACTGCAAGAAGGCGCTCGAGGAGTCCGACGGCGACTTCGACAAGGCCGTCGAGCTGCTCCGCATCAAGGGCGCGAAGGACGTGGGCAAGCGCGCCGAGCGTTCCACGTCGAACGGCCTGGTCGTCGCCGAGGGCGGCACCATGGTCGAGCTGGACTGCGAGACGGACTTCGTCGCCAAGAGCGACGACTTCGTCTCCCTGGCGAACCAGATCCTGGCCGTCGCGGTCGAGCAGAAGCCCGCCGACGTCGAGGCGCTGGCGAAGGCCCCCCTCGACGGTGGCACCGTTGCGGACGCGATCCACTCGCTCTCCGCGCGCATCGGCGAGAAGCTCGAGCTCAAGCGCTACATCCACGTCGACGGCCCGGTCGCCGTCTACCTCCACCGTCGCGCGAGCGACCTGCCGCCGGCCATCGGCGCGCTGGTCTCGTACGAGGGTTCGGACGACGAGGCCGCCCGCGGCGTCGCGATGCACATCGCCGCGGCCCGCCCGCAGTACACCACGCGTGAGCAGGTGCCGGCGGACCTCGTGGAGAACGAGCGTCGCATCGCCGAGGCCACCGCCCGCGAGGAGGGGAAGCCGGAGAAGATCCTGGACCGCATCGTCGAGGGTCGGCTCACCGGTTTCTACAAGGACGTCGTGCTGCTCGAGCAGGCGTCGGTCCAGGACTCCAAGAAGAGCGTCAAGGCCCTGCTCGACGAGGCCGGCGTCACCGTCAAGGAGTTCGCCCGCTTCGAGGTCGGCCAGGCCTGA
- the pyrH gene encoding UMP kinase — protein sequence MTDDHGIDASATPRRGYRRVLLKLGGEMFGGGGLGVDPKVVETVSRQVAEVVASGAQMAIVIGGGNFFRGSELQQRGMDRSRADYMGMLATVMNCLALQDFLEREHHLDTRVQTAITMGQVAEAYIPRRAIRHLEKGRVVIFGAGVGMPYFSTDTAGAQRALEIGCEALLLAKGVDGVFDADPKTNPDATMYHEITHREVLERGLKVADATAFSLCMDNRMPIIVFNLLTEGNIARAVAGERIGTLVSTPEN from the coding sequence ATGACTGACGACCACGGGATCGACGCCTCGGCCACCCCCCGACGCGGCTACCGCCGAGTGCTGCTCAAGCTCGGCGGGGAGATGTTCGGGGGCGGTGGCCTCGGCGTCGATCCCAAGGTCGTCGAGACGGTGTCGCGCCAGGTCGCGGAGGTCGTCGCGAGCGGCGCCCAGATGGCGATCGTGATCGGCGGCGGGAACTTCTTCCGCGGATCGGAGCTGCAGCAGCGTGGCATGGACCGCTCCCGGGCGGACTACATGGGCATGCTCGCCACCGTCATGAACTGTCTCGCGCTCCAGGACTTCCTGGAGCGCGAACACCATCTCGACACCCGCGTGCAGACCGCCATCACGATGGGACAGGTCGCGGAGGCGTACATCCCCCGTCGCGCGATCCGGCACCTGGAGAAGGGCCGTGTGGTGATCTTCGGCGCCGGCGTCGGGATGCCCTACTTCTCCACCGACACCGCGGGGGCGCAGCGCGCGCTGGAGATCGGCTGCGAGGCGCTCCTGCTGGCCAAGGGGGTCGACGGCGTGTTCGACGCGGACCCGAAGACGAACCCCGACGCCACGATGTACCACGAGATCACCCACCGGGAGGTCCTGGAGCGCGGGCTCAAGGTCGCGGACGCCACCGCGTTCAGCCTGTGCATGGACAACCGGATGCCGATCATCGTCTTCAATCTGTTGACCGAGGGCAACATCGCCCGCGCGGTCGCAGGTGAGAGGATCGGCACGTTGGTGAGCACGCCCGAGAACTGA
- the frr gene encoding ribosome recycling factor, translated as MIDEALFDAEEKMEKAVAVAKDDLASVRTGRATPNMFSKIVVDYYGAYTPLNQLASVNIPEARMVIIKPYDASQLRALEKAIRDSDLGLNPSNDGQIIRVVVPQLSEERRRDMVKVARGKGEEARVTVRSVRRKAMDELHRIVRDGDAGEDEVSRAEKELQATVDRYVAQIDELVKHKEAELLELSSP; from the coding sequence GTGATCGACGAAGCCCTCTTCGACGCCGAGGAGAAGATGGAGAAGGCCGTCGCGGTGGCCAAGGACGATCTGGCCTCCGTCCGTACCGGCCGCGCCACTCCCAACATGTTCTCGAAGATCGTCGTCGACTACTACGGCGCCTACACGCCGCTCAACCAGCTCGCGTCGGTGAACATCCCCGAGGCGCGCATGGTCATCATCAAGCCGTACGACGCCAGCCAGCTCAGGGCGCTCGAGAAGGCGATCCGGGACTCGGACCTCGGCCTCAACCCCAGCAACGACGGGCAGATCATCCGCGTGGTGGTGCCGCAGCTGTCCGAGGAGCGCCGCCGGGACATGGTGAAGGTGGCCCGCGGCAAGGGCGAGGAGGCCCGGGTCACGGTCCGCAGCGTCCGGCGCAAGGCGATGGACGAGCTGCACCGCATCGTCCGGGACGGTGACGCGGGCGAGGACGAGGTCAGCCGTGCCGAGAAGGAGCTCCAGGCGACGGTGGACCGCTACGTCGCCCAGATCGACGAACTCGTCAAGCACAAGGAAGCCGAGCTCCTCGAGCTCTCGAGTCCGTGA
- a CDS encoding phosphatidate cytidylyltransferase: MTSDLPGADLPGAPRPPRSARLGRNLVAAIGVGVAMGAVIISSLLIVRQAFVIVLAVAAAVATWELAGALRRGAGIEVPLPVLLVGGQAMIWLAWPFGLRGSAVAFAVTVLVSLLWRMRGGAQGFVRDVGAGVFTAAYVPFFVSFAVMLTVTPDGVGRVLTFMICVVASDVGGYAAGVIAGRHPMAPTISPKKSWEGFGGSLIAGMVAGALCVFFLLDGVWWLGAITGAVLVVTATLGDLTESLIKRDIGVKDMGDLLPGHGGLMDRMDSMLPAAFVSWALLSLVVPVA, translated from the coding sequence GTGACCTCGGACCTCCCCGGTGCGGACCTCCCGGGCGCCCCGCGCCCGCCGAGGTCCGCGCGGCTCGGCCGCAACCTGGTCGCGGCGATCGGTGTCGGCGTCGCGATGGGCGCGGTCATCATCTCCTCCCTGCTGATCGTCCGGCAGGCGTTCGTCATCGTGCTCGCGGTGGCCGCCGCCGTCGCCACCTGGGAGCTCGCCGGTGCGCTGCGCCGCGGCGCCGGGATCGAGGTCCCGCTGCCGGTGCTGCTCGTCGGCGGGCAGGCGATGATCTGGCTGGCCTGGCCGTTCGGGCTGCGCGGATCCGCCGTCGCCTTCGCGGTGACGGTGCTGGTCTCGCTGCTGTGGCGGATGCGCGGCGGCGCCCAGGGCTTCGTCCGGGACGTCGGCGCGGGCGTCTTCACCGCGGCCTACGTGCCCTTCTTCGTGTCCTTCGCGGTCATGCTCACCGTCACGCCGGACGGCGTCGGCCGCGTGCTCACCTTCATGATCTGCGTCGTGGCCTCGGACGTCGGCGGCTACGCGGCCGGTGTCATCGCGGGCCGGCACCCGATGGCACCCACGATCAGCCCCAAGAAGTCCTGGGAGGGCTTCGGCGGGTCGCTGATCGCCGGGATGGTCGCGGGCGCGCTGTGCGTCTTCTTCCTCCTCGACGGCGTGTGGTGGCTCGGCGCGATCACCGGTGCCGTGCTCGTCGTGACCGCGACCCTCGGGGACCTCACCGAGTCGCTGATCAAACGGGACATCGGCGTGAAGGACATGGGGGACCTGCTGCCCGGCCACGGCGGCCTGATGGACCGGATGGACTCGATGCTCCCGGCGGCGTTCGTGTCGTGGGCGCTGCTGAGCCTCGTGGTGCCGGTCGCTTGA